Proteins from a single region of Sphingomonas morindae:
- a CDS encoding glycosyltransferase encodes MTKRHILCYLHSFEPGGVERTALNLCADWRARGAEVTVVMGRASGRARACAPDLDYVFLPRPGFSTARFETLWMLLWLPLLVLRRRPDVIFCAGNSYSIVAVLLRLVLGAACPPIVAKISNDLARPDMIWPVRRLYHLWCRIQGRLLTRLVALSPEMAAEVARVMRLSPDRVDILPDAVLLGEYRRALARAGATARAGRTGGRRFLAIGRLARQKNFAALIAAFAQGARAEDCLTIVGDGPERARLARQIQRLGLEQRVRLAGHARRVTGWIGQADALLLSSRYEGLPAVVIEALAAGLPVIASDCCASMASMIGHGRFGRLVPADCEASLAAAIAAPLPPIDSAAAARHAGAHCSRAVADQYLALFSHVVPARAPAAAHPRPLAEA; translated from the coding sequence ATGACCAAGCGGCACATCCTCTGCTATCTGCACAGTTTCGAGCCCGGCGGCGTTGAGCGTACCGCGCTCAATCTGTGCGCCGACTGGCGCGCGCGCGGCGCCGAGGTGACGGTGGTGATGGGCCGCGCCAGCGGCCGCGCGCGCGCCTGCGCCCCCGATCTCGATTATGTCTTTCTGCCGCGGCCCGGATTTTCCACCGCGCGGTTCGAAACCCTGTGGATGCTGCTGTGGCTGCCGCTGCTGGTGCTGCGCCGCCGCCCCGACGTGATCTTCTGCGCGGGCAACAGCTATAGCATCGTCGCCGTGCTGCTGCGGCTGGTGCTGGGCGCGGCCTGCCCGCCGATCGTCGCCAAGATCAGCAATGATCTCGCGCGGCCGGACATGATCTGGCCGGTCCGGCGCCTCTATCATCTCTGGTGCCGGATCCAGGGCCGGCTGTTGACCCGGCTGGTCGCGCTCTCGCCCGAAATGGCGGCGGAGGTGGCGCGGGTGATGCGCCTGTCGCCCGATCGGGTCGACATTTTGCCCGATGCCGTGCTGCTGGGCGAGTATCGCCGCGCGCTCGCGCGGGCCGGCGCCACCGCGCGCGCGGGCCGCACGGGCGGCCGCCGCTTCCTCGCCATCGGCCGGCTCGCCCGCCAGAAGAATTTCGCCGCGCTGATCGCCGCCTTTGCGCAGGGCGCGCGCGCCGAGGATTGCCTGACCATCGTCGGCGACGGCCCCGAGCGCGCGCGGCTGGCGCGCCAGATACAGCGGCTTGGCCTGGAGCAGCGGGTGCGGCTTGCGGGCCATGCCCGGCGCGTCACCGGCTGGATCGGCCAGGCGGACGCGCTGCTCCTCTCCTCGCGCTACGAAGGGTTGCCGGCGGTGGTGATCGAGGCGCTGGCGGCGGGCCTGCCGGTGATCGCCTCGGATTGCTGCGCGAGCATGGCCAGCATGATCGGCCATGGCCGCTTCGGTCGGTTGGTGCCGGCCGACTGCGAGGCGAGCCTGGCCGCCGCCATCGCCGCGCCGCTGCCGCCGATCGATTCCGCCGCCGCCGCGCGCCATGCCGGGGCGCATTGCAGCCGCGCGGTGGCGGACCAGTATCTGGCGCTGTTCAGCCATGTCGTGCCGGCCCGCGCCCCCGCCGCAGCCCATCCCCGTCCGCTAGCCGAGGCCTGA
- a CDS encoding TonB-dependent receptor, with the protein MLASAAMAAGAAPKRPIATEAGPLGAAVRAIGSQAGVTIGIADPGLAALRVRAVRGRLDAATALARLVRGTGAAIVRGADDSFRIVPRAAPPSRRAPPASAASATTTPAADTIVVTGSKRGEVLATYAGSVGLVAVSDLRPNRLAHGSEALIEVQPVLSATHLGPGRNKLFVRGIADSSFNGPTESTVGQYLGEVRLNYNAPDPDLALYDIQSVEILEGPQGTLYGAGSLGGIIRLVPTPPDLDKAALSISGGVSATAHGAPGGDGAVIGNLPFAGGAAALRAVVYGDRDGGYVDDPLRRRADINSTTIAGGRGTLRVAPGDGWTIDLGGVVQQIDSRDGQYSERGLPPLQRESRIAQPFDNDYALASLVARRRWGATELVSASSAVFHDLESVFDASGTGAAAAPMRYIEDNRIRILTNETRLSRRADDGGGWVLGLELLHSASRLTRNLGPPGEEARIVGTHNHIDEVSLYGEATRPVARALFATLGGRLAYTAIANEGRDTLDPGDLHRHGLSLLPSAGLLWRVAPRLAFYVRYQQGYRPGGLSAQRATTERFRPDRVTSAELGARLGGAGDRLRASAAVSYTRWTNIQADLVGTDGLPLTANIGSGRIVALEAQLAWRLVAGLSVEGAMFINDSNLSRPTAAFAGERDATLPNIADAVARLGLRARPRLFGRTVELTGFAHYVGRSRLGVGPVFAVPQDRYVNLTAGLSVPLGRVTLSLDGDNLTDHRGNIFALGNPFGASAGRQITTLRPRTIRLGAGLAF; encoded by the coding sequence ATGCTGGCTTCGGCGGCGATGGCGGCCGGGGCCGCGCCGAAAAGGCCCATCGCCACCGAGGCAGGACCGCTCGGCGCGGCGGTGCGCGCGATCGGCAGCCAGGCGGGGGTGACGATCGGCATCGCCGATCCCGGGCTGGCGGCTCTGCGCGTCCGGGCGGTGCGCGGCCGGCTCGATGCGGCGACCGCGCTCGCCCGGCTGGTGCGCGGCACCGGCGCGGCGATCGTGCGGGGCGCGGACGACAGTTTCCGCATCGTGCCGCGCGCCGCGCCGCCTTCCCGCCGCGCGCCACCGGCGTCCGCCGCTTCCGCCACCACCACCCCCGCCGCCGACACGATCGTGGTGACGGGCAGCAAGCGCGGCGAGGTGCTGGCCACCTATGCCGGCAGCGTCGGGCTGGTGGCGGTGTCCGATCTGCGTCCCAACCGGCTCGCCCATGGCTCGGAGGCGCTGATCGAGGTGCAGCCCGTGCTCTCCGCCACCCATCTCGGGCCCGGGCGCAACAAGCTGTTCGTGCGCGGCATCGCCGACAGCAGCTTCAACGGCCCGACCGAAAGCACGGTCGGCCAATATCTCGGCGAGGTCCGGCTCAACTATAACGCGCCCGATCCCGATCTCGCGCTGTACGACATCCAGTCGGTGGAGATCCTCGAAGGGCCGCAGGGCACGCTCTACGGCGCCGGCTCGCTGGGTGGCATCATCCGGCTGGTGCCGACGCCGCCCGATCTCGATAAGGCCGCGCTCTCGATCAGCGGCGGCGTTTCCGCCACCGCGCACGGCGCGCCGGGGGGCGATGGCGCGGTGATCGGCAACCTGCCCTTCGCCGGCGGCGCCGCCGCGCTGCGCGCCGTGGTCTATGGCGATCGCGATGGCGGCTATGTCGACGATCCGCTGCGCCGACGCGCCGATATCAACAGCACCACCATCGCCGGCGGGCGTGGCACGCTGCGGGTGGCGCCGGGCGATGGCTGGACGATCGATCTCGGCGGGGTGGTGCAGCAGATCGACAGCCGCGACGGCCAGTATAGCGAGCGCGGCCTGCCGCCGCTGCAGCGCGAAAGCCGCATCGCCCAGCCCTTCGACAATGATTATGCGCTGGCGAGCCTGGTGGCGCGGCGGCGCTGGGGCGCGACCGAGCTGGTCTCGGCCAGTTCGGCCGTGTTCCACGATCTGGAATCGGTGTTCGATGCCAGCGGCACGGGCGCGGCGGCGGCGCCGATGCGCTATATCGAGGATAACCGCATCCGCATCCTCACCAATGAGACGCGCCTCTCGCGCCGCGCCGACGATGGCGGGGGCTGGGTGCTGGGGCTGGAGCTGCTGCACAGCGCCAGCCGCCTCACCCGCAATCTCGGGCCGCCGGGCGAGGAGGCGCGCATCGTCGGCACGCACAACCATATCGACGAAGTGTCGCTCTATGGCGAGGCGACACGGCCGGTGGCGCGCGCGCTCTTCGCCACGCTGGGCGGCCGGCTCGCCTATACCGCGATCGCCAACGAGGGGCGGGACACGCTCGATCCGGGCGATCTCCACCGCCATGGCCTGTCGCTGCTGCCCTCGGCCGGGCTCCTGTGGCGGGTCGCGCCGCGCCTCGCCTTCTATGTCCGCTACCAGCAGGGCTATCGCCCCGGCGGCCTTTCCGCGCAGCGCGCCACCACCGAGCGCTTCCGCCCCGATCGGGTGACGAGCGCGGAGCTGGGCGCGCGGCTGGGCGGGGCGGGGGACCGGCTGCGCGCCAGCGCGGCCGTCTCCTACACGCGCTGGACCAATATCCAGGCCGATCTGGTGGGCACCGACGGGCTGCCGCTCACCGCCAATATCGGCAGCGGTCGGATCGTCGCGCTGGAGGCGCAGTTGGCCTGGCGGCTGGTCGCGGGGCTCAGCGTCGAAGGGGCGATGTTCATCAACGACAGCAATCTGTCCCGGCCGACCGCGGCCTTTGCCGGCGAACGCGACGCCACCCTGCCGAACATCGCCGATGCCGTCGCCCGGCTCGGGCTGCGGGCGCGGCCGCGCCTGTTTGGCCGCACGGTGGAGCTGACGGGCTTCGCCCATTATGTCGGCCGCTCGCGGCTCGGCGTCGGCCCGGTGTTCGCGGTGCCGCAGGACCGCTACGTCAATCTTACCGCGGGGCTGAGCGTGCCGCTCGGGCGTGTCACCCTGTCGCTCGACGGCGACAATCTCACCGATCATCGCGGCAACATCTTCGCGCTCGGCAATCCGTTCGGCGCCAGTGCCGGGCGCCAGATCACCACCTTGCGACCCCGCACCATCCGCCTCGGCGCCGGCCTCGCTTTTTAG
- a CDS encoding FecR family protein, whose amino-acid sequence MSAEDRRREAEALDWVIRLEDPHFADWAAHVAWLEADRRHAEAFDAAWLALEAATQGLEPAPPVGRSAAVEAAPPLTSPSPVAGPSRDRPPRRWALGVGGALAAGLVALVALPPALRDAPRVSTVSTAPGEQRHVALADGSQVTLNGGSVLRLDAADPRRVELAQGEGFFAIVHDADHPFTVRAGDAQVRDIGTAFDLVQESGRTRLAVHEGAVRYEAAGLTTRLDRGQALEIADGTAVRRQVDGAAVGGWRAGRLVYADSGMAEVAGDLARALGRPVRLGPAAATMRFTGVLILDRDGERTLRRVAAATGLALHRDGSGWRLDMPAR is encoded by the coding sequence ATGAGCGCGGAGGACCGCCGCCGCGAGGCCGAGGCGCTCGATTGGGTGATCCGGCTCGAGGATCCCCATTTCGCCGACTGGGCGGCGCATGTGGCCTGGCTCGAGGCCGATCGGCGGCACGCCGAGGCGTTCGATGCGGCGTGGCTGGCGCTGGAGGCGGCGACCCAGGGCCTCGAGCCCGCGCCGCCCGTCGGCCGGTCGGCGGCCGTGGAGGCCGCGCCGCCGCTTACGTCGCCATCGCCCGTCGCGGGCCCATCGCGGGACCGTCCCCCGCGCCGCTGGGCGCTGGGCGTGGGCGGCGCGCTCGCCGCCGGTCTGGTCGCGCTCGTCGCGCTGCCGCCTGCGCTGCGCGACGCGCCGCGCGTCTCCACGGTCAGCACCGCGCCGGGCGAGCAGCGGCACGTCGCGCTGGCCGATGGCTCGCAGGTGACGCTGAACGGCGGCAGCGTGCTGCGGCTCGACGCGGCCGATCCGCGCCGCGTCGAGCTGGCGCAGGGCGAGGGCTTTTTCGCGATCGTGCATGATGCCGATCATCCCTTCACCGTGCGCGCGGGCGATGCGCAGGTGCGCGATATCGGCACCGCCTTCGATCTGGTGCAGGAAAGCGGGCGCACCCGGCTCGCCGTGCACGAAGGCGCGGTGCGCTACGAGGCGGCGGGGCTGACGACGCGGCTGGATCGCGGGCAGGCGCTGGAGATTGCGGACGGTACGGCGGTGCGGCGGCAGGTCGATGGTGCGGCGGTCGGCGGCTGGCGCGCCGGGCGGCTCGTCTATGCCGATAGCGGCATGGCCGAGGTGGCGGGCGATCTGGCGCGCGCGCTCGGCCGGCCGGTCCGGCTCGGGCCGGCCGCCGCGACGATGCGCTTCACCGGCGTTCTCATCCTTGATCGCGACGGGGAGCGCACGCTGCGTCGCGTCGCCGCGGCGACGGGCCTCGCGCTGCATCGCGACGGCAGCGGCTGGCGTCTGGACATGCCGGCGCGGTGA
- a CDS encoding RNA polymerase sigma factor, producing the protein MAGDSLAKAFEANRAALLRYVRARGAGDDADDLLQDLWLKLGGAGEVIVLDPLAYLYRMAHNLLLDRRRAALRRQRREERYGGEGDADESPSAERTLLARERLRAIEHLLAALGPRTDYIFRRFRVEGVGQRAIAQELGITVSAVEKHLQKAYRAILLAQRAEEGAADAAAVRP; encoded by the coding sequence ATGGCGGGCGATTCTCTCGCCAAGGCCTTCGAGGCGAACCGCGCCGCGCTGCTGCGCTATGTGCGCGCGCGCGGCGCCGGCGACGATGCCGATGATCTGCTCCAGGATCTGTGGCTCAAGCTGGGCGGCGCGGGTGAAGTCATCGTCTTGGATCCGCTCGCCTATCTCTATCGCATGGCGCATAATCTGCTGCTCGACCGGCGCCGCGCGGCGCTGCGCCGCCAGCGGCGCGAGGAACGCTATGGCGGCGAGGGCGATGCGGACGAGTCGCCCTCGGCCGAGCGGACGCTGTTGGCGCGCGAGCGGCTGCGGGCGATCGAGCATCTGCTCGCCGCGCTCGGCCCGCGCACCGACTATATCTTCCGGCGTTTCCGGGTCGAGGGCGTGGGCCAGCGCGCCATCGCGCAGGAGCTTGGCATCACGGTGAGCGCGGTCGAGAAACATCTGCAAAAGGCCTATCGCGCGATCCTCCTGGCGCAGCGCGCCGAGGAGGGCGCGGCGGACGCCGCGGCGGTGCGGCCATGA
- a CDS encoding TetR family transcriptional regulator has translation MARNTDISSRKRPQQARSADLVEAVLTAAVQVLTAEGPDRFTTARVAERAGVSIGSLYQYFPNKAAILFRLQSDEWRENRARLHAILADAAMPPATRLRRLAHGFIRSECAEAAIRLALEEAAPRYREAPEAEAARGEGASALEAFLAEAAPAAPAAQRRLAAGLMKTSLSAAGSHFSATPRTEPEIHAFAEALADMLCAYLERLARA, from the coding sequence ATGGCGCGGAACACCGATATTTCCTCGCGCAAGCGGCCGCAGCAGGCGCGCTCGGCCGATCTTGTCGAGGCGGTGCTCACGGCCGCTGTTCAGGTTTTGACGGCGGAAGGCCCGGACCGCTTCACCACCGCGCGAGTCGCCGAGCGGGCCGGGGTGAGCATCGGCTCGCTCTACCAATATTTCCCGAACAAGGCGGCCATCCTGTTCCGCCTCCAGAGCGACGAATGGCGCGAAAACCGGGCGCGGCTTCACGCTATCCTCGCGGATGCCGCCATGCCCCCGGCAACGCGGCTGCGGCGGCTGGCCCATGGCTTTATCCGCTCCGAATGCGCCGAAGCGGCGATCCGCCTCGCGCTCGAAGAGGCCGCACCGCGCTATCGCGAGGCGCCCGAGGCCGAGGCGGCGCGTGGCGAGGGCGCGAGCGCGCTCGAGGCCTTTCTCGCCGAGGCGGCGCCGGCGGCCCCGGCCGCGCAGCGGCGCCTCGCGGCGGGGCTGATGAAGACGAGCCTCAGCGCCGCCGGCAGCCACTTCTCCGCCACGCCCCGCACCGAGCCCGAGATCCACGCCTTCGCCGAGGCGCTGGCGGACATGCTCTGCGCCTATCTCGAGCGGCTGGCGCGCGCGTAG
- a CDS encoding O-methyltransferase, with translation MTTLTSAPVAPLLDRLFADAEARHPMTDPEFADMPAEERMRLMRSKAEYRAFYARLKDYALPVSREAGRLLYMLARATRARTIVEFGTSFGVSTLHLAAALRDNGGGRLIGSEFEPDKIARARANLAEAGLADLVELREGDALDTLARDLPETIDLLLLDGAKSLYLDVLDRVAPRLRPGAVILADNADHSPDYLAHVSDPANAYLTMAYTDDVELTIRLA, from the coding sequence ATGACGACGCTCACCAGCGCGCCCGTCGCGCCCCTGCTCGACCGCCTCTTCGCCGACGCCGAGGCGCGGCATCCCATGACCGACCCGGAGTTCGCCGACATGCCCGCCGAGGAGCGGATGCGGCTGATGCGCAGCAAGGCCGAGTATCGCGCCTTCTACGCCCGGCTGAAGGACTATGCCCTGCCCGTATCGCGCGAGGCCGGGCGGCTGCTCTACATGCTGGCGCGCGCCACCCGTGCCCGGACGATCGTCGAGTTCGGCACCTCCTTCGGCGTATCGACGCTGCATCTGGCGGCGGCGCTGCGCGACAATGGCGGCGGCCGGCTGATCGGCAGCGAATTCGAGCCCGACAAGATCGCCCGCGCCCGCGCCAATCTGGCCGAGGCGGGGCTCGCCGATCTGGTGGAGCTGCGCGAGGGCGACGCGCTCGACACGCTCGCCCGCGACCTGCCCGAAACGATCGACCTGCTGCTGCTCGACGGCGCCAAGTCCCTCTATCTGGACGTGCTGGACCGCGTCGCCCCGCGCCTGCGGCCGGGCGCGGTGATCCTTGCCGACAATGCCGATCACAGCCCGGACTATCTGGCCCATGTCAGCGATCCGGCGAACGCCTATCTGACCATGGCCTATACCGACGATGTGGAGCTGACGATCCGTCTCGCCTGA
- a CDS encoding GFA family protein, giving the protein MRAHQGSCHCGGVQRVLRDDPAEAVACNGSICRRVAGLWHYCPPALVTVTGAGVAYRQGDRAIALWHCPLCGCTTHWTPMDPACPRMGINLGMLDPDVWQRVPRRLVDGASV; this is encoded by the coding sequence ATGCGCGCGCACCAGGGAAGCTGCCATTGCGGCGGCGTGCAGCGCGTCCTGCGCGACGATCCCGCCGAGGCGGTCGCGTGTAACGGCTCGATCTGCCGGCGCGTGGCGGGCCTGTGGCATTATTGTCCGCCCGCCCTGGTGACGGTGACCGGCGCGGGCGTGGCGTACCGGCAGGGCGATCGGGCGATCGCGCTCTGGCACTGCCCGCTGTGCGGCTGCACCACGCACTGGACCCCGATGGACCCCGCCTGCCCGCGCATGGGGATCAACCTTGGGATGCTCGATCCGGATGTCTGGCAGCGCGTGCCCCGGCGTCTGGTGGATGGCGCCAGCGTCTAG
- the fliD gene encoding flagellar filament capping protein FliD, translating to MTTISTTSSSSTSTSSSTSTSSSSSSTSSTSKSNASLGQSILTSLNANGSGIDTDALTTNLTNAQRATLTDPITAKQTANTAQISSLGTIMNDLTAFSSVFKSLAAGTTLQTQPTSSNASVMSVSAVSGTPIGDLSSTITVTQLAQGQTLQSSAFGASETFGGGTLSLSIGGGTAVPITLGSGTHSLSDVAAAINAAKAGVTASVVADSTGASRLVVKGATGAAQAFTLTGTDDGAHSGTQSLAALSYSGTNSATMTQAQAAQDAKLTVDGVAVTRASNSFNDVIPGVSMQLSGTGSVSLGSTRPTAAISSAITEFVSDYNILLGDLNSATAAATSSGDAGPLRGNNALRQLKDQLSKLTTTPLTGGGSVNTLAALGVKTGLDGTLTVDSDTLNRVVTTYPDDVTAMFTASQSSSSPLVSIRSTPGAARSGVYTVSGVATAQNGSDATGTLNGVAMQGSGWLLSAVPGNNADGLQLQVASGAPSSVTITINQGLSGLLDSLATGVTGSKGILGTLNTSLTTQKQTLADQMTKAEAQVTVYHDQLVTKFTQMNTLVSGYKATQSYLTQQVDLWTKQSS from the coding sequence ATGACGACCATCTCGACGACCAGCTCCTCCTCGACCAGCACGAGCAGCAGCACCAGCACCAGCAGCAGCAGCTCGAGCACCAGCTCGACCTCCAAGTCGAACGCCTCGCTCGGCCAGAGCATCCTCACCAGCCTCAACGCCAATGGCTCGGGCATCGATACCGACGCGCTGACGACCAACCTCACCAACGCCCAGCGCGCGACGCTCACCGACCCGATCACCGCCAAGCAGACGGCCAACACCGCCCAGATTTCGTCGCTGGGCACGATCATGAACGATCTCACCGCCTTTTCCAGCGTGTTCAAGTCGCTCGCGGCGGGAACGACGCTGCAGACCCAGCCGACCTCGTCCAACGCCAGCGTGATGAGCGTGTCGGCCGTGTCGGGCACGCCGATCGGGGATCTGTCGAGCACCATCACCGTCACCCAGCTGGCGCAGGGGCAGACGCTGCAATCCTCCGCCTTCGGCGCGTCCGAAACCTTTGGCGGCGGCACGCTGTCGCTCTCGATCGGCGGCGGCACGGCGGTGCCGATCACGCTCGGCAGCGGCACGCACAGCCTTTCCGACGTGGCGGCGGCGATCAACGCCGCCAAGGCCGGGGTGACGGCCTCGGTGGTGGCGGACAGCACCGGCGCCTCGCGGCTGGTGGTGAAGGGCGCGACCGGCGCGGCCCAGGCCTTCACGCTGACCGGCACCGACGATGGCGCCCATTCGGGCACCCAGTCGCTCGCCGCGCTCAGCTATTCGGGCACCAACAGCGCGACCATGACGCAGGCGCAGGCGGCGCAGGATGCCAAGCTCACCGTCGATGGCGTCGCGGTCACGCGCGCGTCGAACAGCTTCAACGATGTCATTCCCGGCGTCTCGATGCAGCTTTCGGGCACCGGCTCGGTGTCGCTCGGCTCGACCCGGCCGACCGCCGCGATCAGCTCGGCCATCACCGAATTCGTGTCGGACTATAATATCCTGCTCGGCGACCTGAACAGCGCCACGGCGGCGGCCACGAGCAGCGGCGACGCCGGCCCGCTGCGCGGCAACAACGCGCTGCGCCAGCTCAAGGACCAGCTGAGCAAGCTGACCACCACGCCGCTGACCGGCGGCGGCTCGGTCAACACGCTGGCCGCGCTGGGGGTGAAGACCGGGCTCGACGGCACGCTCACCGTGGACAGCGACACGCTCAACCGCGTCGTCACCACCTATCCCGACGATGTGACGGCGATGTTCACCGCCTCCCAGTCGAGCAGCAGCCCGCTGGTCTCGATCCGCAGCACGCCCGGCGCGGCGCGCTCCGGCGTCTATACCGTGAGCGGGGTCGCCACCGCGCAGAACGGATCGGACGCCACCGGCACGCTCAACGGCGTGGCGATGCAGGGATCGGGCTGGCTGCTGAGCGCCGTGCCGGGCAACAATGCCGACGGGCTGCAGCTTCAGGTCGCCTCGGGCGCGCCCAGTTCCGTCACCATCACCATCAACCAGGGCCTGTCCGGCCTGCTCGACAGCCTCGCCACGGGCGTGACGGGCAGCAAGGGCATTCTCGGCACGCTCAACACCAGCCTCACCACGCAGAAGCAGACGCTGGCGGACCAGATGACCAAGGCCGAGGCGCAGGTCACCGTGTATCACGATCAGCTGGTCACCAAATTCACCCAGATGAACACGCTCGTCTCGGGCTATAAGGCGACGCAGAGCTATCTGACCCAGCAGGTCGATCTCTGGACCAAACAGTCGAGCTGA
- a CDS encoding FAD-containing oxidoreductase, translated as MRSFDAIIIGAGQAGPALAARLDAAGLSVAIIERHHVGGTCVNTGCKPTKTLIASAYAAHLARRGGDYGFSVAGPVTVDMPTVAARAAKVIHDSRQGNERWLEGLERVTLIRGHARFVAPRRISVDGETMTAPRIFLNVGGRAAMPDMPGIDAVTLLTNTDMVALDTLPDHLVVVGGSYIGLEFAQMYRRFGAQVTVVERSDRLIAREDEDVSAAVRAMLEEEGIAVRTGATCIGFAPDPAGIAVRVGCAADARPVLGSHVLMAVGRRPNTDDLGLAAAGIETDARGYIQVDDRLETNVPGIWALGDCNGRGAFTHTAYNDFEIVAANLLDGGDRRVSQRLPGYALFVDPPLGRVGMTDAEAARTGRPLLHAKRPMTRVGRAVEKGETKGFMKVVADAETRRILGAAILGTGGDEAIHGIIDMMNADQTIDTLRWAVPIHPTVSELIPTLLLDLAPSR; from the coding sequence ATGCGCAGCTTCGACGCGATCATCATCGGCGCCGGCCAGGCCGGCCCCGCGCTTGCCGCCCGCCTGGACGCGGCCGGCCTCTCGGTGGCGATCATCGAGCGCCACCATGTCGGCGGCACCTGCGTCAACACCGGCTGCAAGCCGACCAAGACGCTGATCGCCAGCGCCTATGCCGCCCATCTCGCGCGGCGCGGCGGCGACTATGGCTTCAGCGTCGCCGGTCCGGTGACGGTGGACATGCCCACAGTGGCGGCGCGCGCCGCCAAGGTGATCCACGATTCGCGACAGGGCAATGAGCGCTGGCTGGAGGGGCTTGAGCGCGTCACGCTGATCCGCGGCCATGCCCGCTTCGTCGCGCCGCGCCGCATCAGCGTCGATGGCGAGACCATGACCGCGCCGCGCATCTTCCTCAATGTCGGCGGGCGCGCCGCGATGCCCGACATGCCCGGCATCGATGCGGTGACGCTGCTCACCAACACCGACATGGTCGCGCTCGATACGCTGCCCGATCATCTCGTGGTGGTGGGCGGAAGCTATATCGGGCTCGAATTCGCGCAAATGTATCGCCGCTTCGGCGCACAGGTGACGGTGGTGGAGCGATCCGACCGGCTGATCGCGCGCGAGGACGAGGATGTGTCCGCCGCCGTGCGCGCGATGCTGGAGGAGGAAGGCATCGCCGTGCGCACCGGCGCCACCTGTATCGGCTTCGCGCCCGATCCGGCGGGGATCGCGGTCCGCGTCGGTTGCGCGGCGGATGCGCGCCCGGTGCTGGGCAGCCATGTGCTGATGGCGGTCGGCCGCCGCCCCAATACCGACGATCTCGGCCTCGCCGCCGCCGGAATCGAGACCGATGCGCGGGGCTATATCCAGGTCGACGATCGGCTCGAGACCAACGTGCCCGGCATCTGGGCGCTGGGCGATTGCAACGGGCGCGGCGCCTTCACCCACACCGCCTATAATGATTTCGAGATCGTCGCCGCCAATCTGCTGGACGGCGGCGATCGCCGCGTCAGCCAGCGGCTGCCGGGCTATGCGCTGTTCGTCGATCCGCCGCTCGGCCGCGTCGGCATGACGGACGCCGAGGCGGCGCGCACCGGACGGCCGCTGCTCCACGCCAAACGCCCGATGACGCGCGTCGGCCGGGCGGTGGAAAAGGGCGAGACCAAGGGCTTCATGAAAGTGGTGGCCGATGCCGAGACACGGCGCATCCTCGGCGCGGCGATCCTCGGCACCGGCGGCGACGAGGCGATCCACGGCATTATCGACATGATGAACGCCGACCAGACGATCGACACGCTGCGCTGGGCGGTGCCGATCCACCCCACCGTGTCCGAACTGATCCCGACGCTGCTGCTGGATCTCGCGCCTTCGCGCTGA
- a CDS encoding AraC family transcriptional regulator, translated as MADIVTLLEPSASFSKLVEYGGRWRIRRDSEGRPVFFAVLEGACRLLAPGQPPLLLRAGDFVLAPAGTAQRIESLDAPPPGIEMAPVEVAPGRFRVGPAEAPVTLRMQVGLCRFAAPDAALLVSLLPAMIVARDEPRLAMLLQLVGEETRQSRPGRDLILARLLEVLLIEALRCGTDMPALPSVARGLADPRLVPALRAMHARPAHGWTVADLAATAALSRSAFFARFSRIVGLPPMEYLLAWRMALAKRLLRARTLAIGAVAAEVGYGSASTFSTAFTRHVGMPPLRYARAASAP; from the coding sequence TTGGCTGACATCGTAACCCTCCTCGAGCCCTCGGCGAGCTTCTCCAAGCTGGTCGAATATGGCGGCCGCTGGCGCATCCGCCGCGATAGCGAGGGGCGGCCGGTCTTCTTCGCGGTGCTGGAAGGCGCGTGCCGCCTGCTCGCGCCGGGCCAGCCGCCGCTGCTTTTACGCGCGGGCGATTTCGTGCTCGCCCCGGCCGGCACGGCGCAGCGGATCGAAAGCCTCGATGCGCCACCGCCGGGGATCGAGATGGCGCCCGTGGAGGTGGCGCCCGGCCGTTTCCGGGTCGGGCCGGCCGAAGCGCCCGTCACCCTGCGGATGCAGGTCGGCCTGTGCCGCTTCGCCGCGCCCGACGCGGCGCTGCTCGTCTCGCTGCTGCCCGCGATGATCGTGGCGCGCGACGAGCCTCGGCTCGCCATGCTGCTCCAGCTTGTCGGCGAGGAGACGCGCCAGTCGCGGCCGGGGCGCGACCTGATCCTGGCGCGCCTGCTCGAAGTGCTGCTGATCGAGGCGCTGCGCTGCGGCACCGATATGCCGGCATTGCCGAGCGTGGCGCGCGGGCTCGCCGATCCGCGGCTGGTGCCCGCGCTGCGCGCCATGCACGCGCGGCCCGCGCATGGCTGGACGGTCGCCGATCTCGCGGCGACGGCGGCGCTGTCCCGCTCGGCCTTCTTCGCGCGTTTCAGCCGGATCGTCGGCCTGCCGCCGATGGAATATCTGCTCGCCTGGCGCATGGCGCTCGCCAAGCGGCTGCTGCGCGCGCGGACGCTGGCGATCGGCGCGGTCGCGGCGGAGGTGGGCTATGGATCGGCCAGCACCTTCAGCACCGCCTTCACCCGCCATGTCGGCATGCCGCCGCTCCGCTATGCGCGCGCCGCGTCCGCGCCCTGA